Genomic DNA from Mycolicibacterium helvum:
CGGGGGTACATCAATACCTCTCTCGTTCAGCGCAACAGGTGGGTGCGCGCGAACTGAAGCGACTCGACCAGAAGCTCCTCCCGCTCAGCTTTGGTGCGCGCACCCGAGGTGGTGACCTCGAGGATCACATGCCCGGTGAAGTCGCTGGCCGCCAGCATCTGGCATACCTCCGCGGTCGGCTGCGTCCCACGGCCGGGCACCAGATGTTCATCGGTCGACGCACCGTTGCCGTCGCACAGGTGCAGGTGCACCAGCCCGGAGCCCATCCGCTCGGCCATCTCCAGGGCGTCGGTGCCCGCCGTCGCGGTATGCGACAGGTCCAACGTGTAGTGGGCGTGGTTGCCGTCGAGCGGGTCGTAGGACGGCGCGAACGCCGAAATCCCAACGCCGGGACGGCCACCGCGCTTACGCATCCGTTCGATCGACGGGTCCCCTGAGCCGAAGAACCGGTCGGTGCGGAACGGGAACATATTCTCCACCGCCACCAGCACATCGCTGCGGCTCTCCAACTCGGCGACCTGCTCGCTGAATCCGTCGGCGTACCGGCGCTGCCACCGGAATGGTGGGTGCACCACCACGGTCTGTGCACCGAGCCGCTCGGCGGCCTGCACGCTGCGGGTCAGCTTCGGGATGGGGTTGGCCCCCCACACCCGCTGAGAGATCAGCAGACAGGGCGCGTGCACCGACAACACCGGCATGTTGTAGCGGCGCGACAGCTTGGCGATGGCCCCGACGTCCTGGCTGACCGTCTCGGCCCACACCATGAGTTCGACACCGTCGTAACCTAATTCGGCCGCGTACTCGAAAGCGGCCTCGGTCCTCAGCGGATAGACCGAGGCCGTCGACAGACCGACCTTGATTGCGGGGCGCACTGATGAATCAGGTCGATTGCAACAGCGCCAACGGGCCGAGTGTGACCAGCGCACCGACCGCAACCGCGATCAGAGTGCTGGCGATGTCCTCGGTTTTCCGGACGATTCGAACGGCCACCACAAGGCCAAGGATGACCAATACCGACAGCACGAGGGCGACGATGTTGTTCCACCGCCACAGCTGGTCGAAAGCGATGAACAACCCCGCGCCGAACACGACGGCCAGAATCGACTGGCCGACCACCAGAAGGGCGCGCCACAGCGTGGTGAGCCTGCCCTCGCG
This window encodes:
- a CDS encoding sugar phosphate isomerase/epimerase family protein, with product MRPAIKVGLSTASVYPLRTEAAFEYAAELGYDGVELMVWAETVSQDVGAIAKLSRRYNMPVLSVHAPCLLISQRVWGANPIPKLTRSVQAAERLGAQTVVVHPPFRWQRRYADGFSEQVAELESRSDVLVAVENMFPFRTDRFFGSGDPSIERMRKRGGRPGVGISAFAPSYDPLDGNHAHYTLDLSHTATAGTDALEMAERMGSGLVHLHLCDGNGASTDEHLVPGRGTQPTAEVCQMLAASDFTGHVILEVTTSGARTKAEREELLVESLQFARTHLLR